A window of Campylobacter lari subsp. lari contains these coding sequences:
- a CDS encoding ArsS family sensor histidine kinase, with translation MNKSSIFYTITFVFLLASVSVILAFLWLIKYDQQNYTNELNAKYSFIANARLLYFNHVISEKEFYEQTKNYKMIELTTPSSIRKIIYKAETIARAQTSTGVVEIITLEDNVYLKIIFDGKLYLYKDLEYQGYRYFVIKLIASIVVMVLLILYIFIIRKLKPLRALKRQIDKFGENKLNEIQNVSKGNDEISQVATAFYESILRIQKLNTSRQFFLRNIMHELKTPITKGLITLEMLEDSKYKERLVGAFNRLEILINEFAAIEQITSGAGLINLKKYNILDLLDEAKDIAMNDDENKIKTSIKESFSVNVDFKLFTTAMKNMIDNAIKYSDENIVTIIITKDYLCFKNQGKALDKDLKYYTQAFTQGKKNKDSFGLGLYIVKTILDAHKLKLFYEYKDGYNYFYFKNLENITLA, from the coding sequence ATGAATAAATCATCAATTTTTTATACCATAACTTTTGTTTTTTTGCTTGCTAGTGTTAGTGTGATTTTAGCATTTTTATGGCTTATAAAATATGATCAGCAAAATTACACTAATGAGCTTAATGCGAAATATTCTTTTATAGCTAATGCAAGATTATTGTATTTTAATCATGTAATTAGTGAAAAAGAATTTTATGAGCAAACAAAAAATTACAAGATGATAGAATTAACCACACCATCTTCTATAAGAAAAATCATCTATAAAGCTGAAACTATAGCACGCGCTCAAACTAGTACAGGTGTGGTTGAAATCATTACTTTAGAAGATAATGTGTATTTAAAAATCATTTTTGATGGTAAGCTTTATTTGTATAAAGATTTAGAATATCAAGGTTATAGATATTTTGTGATTAAGCTTATTGCTAGTATAGTAGTAATGGTTTTATTGATTTTATATATTTTTATCATAAGAAAATTAAAGCCATTAAGAGCCTTAAAAAGACAAATAGATAAATTTGGTGAAAACAAACTCAATGAAATTCAAAATGTTAGCAAGGGAAATGATGAAATTTCTCAAGTTGCAACAGCATTTTATGAGTCTATTTTAAGAATTCAAAAATTAAATACTTCAAGGCAGTTTTTTTTAAGAAATATCATGCACGAGTTAAAAACCCCTATAACTAAAGGCTTAATTACCTTAGAAATGCTTGAAGATAGCAAGTATAAAGAAAGATTAGTAGGAGCTTTTAATCGCTTAGAAATTTTAATCAACGAATTTGCAGCCATTGAGCAAATCACATCAGGTGCTGGTTTGATAAATTTAAAAAAATACAACATTTTAGATTTATTAGATGAAGCAAAAGATATAGCAATGAATGATGATGAAAATAAAATCAAAACTAGCATTAAAGAAAGCTTTAGTGTGAATGTGGATTTTAAATTATTTACCACTGCTATGAAAAATATGATAGATAATGCTATAAAATATTCTGATGAAAATATTGTAACTATAATAATCACTAAAGATTATCTTTGTTTTAAAAATCAAGGAAAAGCCTTAGATAAAGACTTAAAATACTACACTCAAGCTTTCACACAAGGAAAGAAAAACAAAGATAGTTTTGGACTTGGATTATACATAGTAAAAACCATACTTGATGCACATAAATTAAAACTTTTTTATGAATACAAAGATGGTTATAATTATTTTTATTTTAAAAATTTAGAAAATATTACCTTAGCTTAG
- a CDS encoding ATP-dependent helicase, producing MPLSRLNEEQYKAACAPFGHNLIIASAGTGKTSTIVARIAFLLQNGTNPEKIMLLTFTNKASKEMIERLGRYFDKNITSKITAGTFHSTAYTLLKQLNHEIILKQASELKVLLRSIFEKRTFHHLSDVKPYMASYLYDVYSLFQNTNSNLDNFYEWFCQNYDEQAVYAEIYEDILKEYEEEKARFNYVDFNDLLIKLKHALKEHHFEFDEILVDEYQDTNTLQGSLIDAFKSKSLFCVGDYDQSIYAFNGADISIIGSFKDRFLDAKIFTLNKNYRSSKNILALANKVILNNERLYPKELIVTREGDFKAPSLLTFNELFDQYSTIAKIILQSGVDLNEIAVIFRNNSSADGIEVALRELGISSKRKGSGSFFESLEVKAFCSMLAIILNPKDIMAFIHLLEYTKGVGGVLAKDIFDSLLKLGHANLIKGFLEPDTSINLKKYKKQSYQLGLFDDIEELASPSRFNLESEFNTHPILSLPKINETCAKNLEKLYLFIKKASECKISTQLVNLILENDYFKEICDILATKRATNKNSNVDLNKKNEILEKISAKMFVLKELAKNYSDNYKYYNFLTLGASEMSNGNGVNLLSIHASKGLEFELVFVIDLAQGRFPNQKLMSMGGSLEEERRLFYVAVTRAKDTLYLSYAKYDKIKKSNYQPSCFLIEAGMCKEEQK from the coding sequence ATGCCCCTATCACGCTTAAACGAAGAACAATACAAAGCAGCTTGTGCTCCTTTTGGGCACAATCTCATCATAGCAAGTGCAGGCACAGGCAAAACTTCAACCATAGTTGCAAGGATAGCCTTTTTACTTCAAAATGGCACAAATCCTGAAAAAATCATGCTTTTAACCTTTACCAATAAAGCTAGCAAAGAAATGATAGAAAGACTTGGAAGATATTTTGATAAAAATATCACTTCAAAAATCACAGCAGGGACTTTTCACAGCACTGCCTATACGCTTTTAAAACAACTAAATCATGAGATCATTTTAAAACAAGCAAGCGAGCTAAAGGTTCTTTTGCGATCTATTTTTGAAAAAAGAACTTTTCATCATTTAAGTGATGTCAAACCTTACATGGCAAGTTATTTATACGATGTGTATTCTTTATTTCAAAATACAAATTCAAATTTAGATAATTTTTATGAATGGTTTTGTCAAAATTACGATGAACAAGCCGTATATGCTGAAATTTATGAAGATATTTTAAAAGAATACGAAGAAGAAAAAGCGCGTTTTAATTATGTTGATTTTAATGATTTGCTAATTAAACTAAAACATGCTTTAAAAGAACATCATTTTGAATTTGATGAAATTTTAGTAGATGAGTATCAAGATACAAATACTTTGCAAGGCTCGTTAATTGATGCATTTAAAAGCAAAAGTTTATTTTGCGTGGGCGATTATGATCAAAGTATTTATGCTTTTAATGGAGCTGATATTTCCATTATAGGAAGTTTTAAAGATAGATTTTTAGATGCTAAAATTTTCACACTCAATAAAAACTATCGCTCAAGTAAAAACATACTTGCCTTGGCTAATAAAGTCATTTTAAATAATGAAAGATTATATCCTAAAGAATTAATTGTTACTAGAGAAGGCGATTTTAAAGCACCAAGTTTGCTTACTTTTAATGAATTATTTGATCAATATTCTACCATTGCTAAAATCATCTTACAAAGCGGGGTTGATTTAAATGAAATAGCAGTTATTTTTAGAAATAACTCAAGCGCAGATGGCATAGAAGTAGCCTTAAGAGAACTTGGTATATCAAGCAAAAGAAAAGGTAGTGGAAGCTTTTTTGAAAGCTTGGAAGTAAAAGCATTTTGCTCTATGCTAGCGATTATTTTAAACCCAAAAGATATCATGGCTTTTATACATTTACTTGAATACACAAAAGGCGTTGGCGGAGTTTTGGCTAAGGATATTTTTGATTCTCTTTTAAAGCTTGGCCATGCTAATTTAATCAAAGGCTTTTTAGAGCCTGATACTAGCATAAATTTGAAAAAATACAAAAAGCAAAGCTATCAACTTGGACTTTTTGATGATATCGAAGAATTAGCTTCTCCTTCAAGATTTAATTTAGAAAGTGAGTTTAATACCCACCCTATTTTAAGTTTGCCTAAAATCAACGAAACTTGTGCAAAAAATTTAGAAAAATTGTATTTATTTATCAAAAAAGCAAGTGAGTGCAAAATTTCAACCCAACTTGTAAATTTGATTTTAGAAAATGATTATTTTAAAGAAATTTGTGATATTTTAGCCACAAAAAGAGCAACTAATAAAAACTCTAATGTCGATTTAAACAAAAAAAATGAAATTTTAGAAAAAATCAGCGCAAAAATGTTTGTCTTAAAAGAACTTGCAAAAAATTATAGCGATAATTACAAATACTATAATTTTCTAACCCTTGGCGCAAGTGAAATGAGTAATGGAAATGGGGTAAATCTTTTAAGCATACACGCTAGCAAAGGGCTTGAATTTGAACTTGTATTTGTGATAGATCTTGCACAAGGTAGATTTCCAAACCAAAAACTCATGAGCATGGGTGGTAGTTTAGAAGAAGAAAGAAGATTATTTTATGTAGCAGTTACTAGGGCCAAAGATACTTTATATCTAAGCTATGCAAAATATGACAAGATTAAAAAAAGTAATTATCAACCATCGTGTTTTCTAATCGAAGCAGGTATGTGTAAAGAAGAACAAAAATAA
- the tpx gene encoding thiol peroxidase: MNSVLFKGNKVNLKGNNIQVGDMAPNITLKAKDLSGVEIAPKGKTQIIISVPSLDTPVCATEAREFNKKAAASGVEVIVVSMDLPFAMGRFCSTEGIDNLTVASDFVSKEFGEKYGVLMADGPLEGILARAVFVVKDGVVAYKELVNEVTELPNMQALESFFGQSCGCGGCGCH, from the coding sequence ATGAATAGTGTATTATTCAAAGGAAATAAAGTAAATTTAAAAGGAAATAACATCCAAGTTGGCGATATGGCTCCAAATATCACTTTAAAAGCTAAAGATCTTTCAGGTGTTGAAATTGCTCCAAAAGGTAAAACTCAAATTATTATCAGCGTGCCAAGCCTTGATACTCCAGTATGTGCAACAGAAGCTAGAGAATTTAATAAAAAAGCAGCAGCAAGTGGTGTAGAAGTAATCGTAGTTAGTATGGACTTACCATTTGCTATGGGTCGTTTTTGTTCAACTGAAGGTATAGATAATTTAACTGTTGCAAGTGATTTTGTTTCTAAAGAATTTGGTGAAAAGTATGGTGTTTTAATGGCTGATGGTCCACTTGAGGGAATTTTAGCTAGAGCAGTGTTTGTAGTTAAAGATGGTGTGGTTGCTTATAAAGAATTAGTAAATGAAGTAACAGAACTTCCAAATATGCAAGCTTTAGAAAGCTTCTTTGGTCAAAGTTGTGGATGTGGTGGTTGTGGTTGCCACTAA
- a CDS encoding Crp/Fnr family transcriptional regulator has product MENFLSRFEIEKQDLKLIQEHLQIINIEKDFKVNDKCLGFIKILKGELRAFILTPNAKEITLFHLKENDECVICSECNMDGISYDVFIQSTQNTSIAIIPSSIFQILKEKYPKINNYVLSLITKRFNTLIKVLEQALFAPLSSRICDFLKENASNNTLKITHEALANHLGSAREAVSRILKELEKEGKIKLERSKIILISL; this is encoded by the coding sequence ATGGAAAATTTTCTTTCTCGTTTTGAAATAGAAAAACAAGATCTCAAACTCATACAAGAACACTTACAAATAATAAACATTGAAAAAGACTTTAAGGTTAATGATAAATGTTTAGGATTTATAAAAATTTTAAAAGGCGAGCTTAGAGCTTTTATTTTAACCCCAAATGCAAAAGAAATAACACTTTTTCACCTTAAAGAAAATGATGAATGTGTTATTTGCTCTGAGTGTAATATGGATGGTATATCTTATGATGTTTTTATACAAAGTACTCAAAATACAAGTATAGCCATCATCCCCTCATCGATTTTTCAAATTTTAAAAGAAAAATACCCAAAAATTAATAATTATGTTTTAAGTTTAATCACTAAGCGTTTTAACACTTTAATCAAAGTTTTAGAACAGGCTTTATTTGCGCCTTTATCTTCTAGAATTTGTGATTTTTTGAAAGAAAATGCTAGCAACAATACTTTAAAAATTACCCATGAAGCTTTAGCTAATCACTTAGGAAGCGCCAGAGAAGCTGTTTCAAGAATTTTAAAAGAATTGGAAAAAGAAGGTAAAATCAAACTTGAAAGATCTAAAATAATACTAATTTCTTTGTAA
- a CDS encoding YgaP family membrane protein produces MSKLERVLRIALAIVAFSLGVYFSTWWGLLGLIPLLTGLFAVCPIRVLSGKQACPLGVCPISKKKN; encoded by the coding sequence ATGAGTAAATTAGAAAGAGTGCTAAGAATAGCTTTAGCCATAGTGGCGTTTTCTTTAGGAGTTTATTTTTCAACTTGGTGGGGGTTATTGGGTTTAATTCCTTTATTAACAGGTCTTTTTGCTGTTTGTCCTATAAGAGTGCTTAGTGGAAAACAAGCTTGTCCACTTGGGGTTTGCCCTATTTCTAAAAAGAAAAATTAG
- the msrA gene encoding peptide-methionine (S)-S-oxide reductase MsrA, with the protein MTNKEIILGAGCFWCTQAVFDEIKGVVYTEVGYSGGKPNPSYESVINGDENIEVAKIIYDEKQISLEKILEIFLKMHDPTSLDKQGADEGMQYRSVIFYQTNEELKIISDFLQKVQKYYAKAIVTQVLKLEKFYKAEDYHQKYFKNNPNQAYCRFVITPKLEKLANHS; encoded by the coding sequence ATGACAAATAAAGAAATCATCTTAGGTGCGGGTTGCTTTTGGTGCACTCAAGCTGTGTTTGATGAAATTAAAGGCGTAGTTTATACAGAAGTAGGTTATAGCGGCGGTAAGCCAAATCCAAGTTATGAAAGCGTGATAAATGGCGATGAAAATATAGAAGTAGCTAAGATAATTTATGATGAAAAACAAATTTCATTAGAAAAAATCTTAGAAATTTTTCTCAAAATGCATGATCCAACAAGCCTAGATAAGCAAGGTGCTGATGAGGGGATGCAATATAGATCAGTTATTTTTTATCAAACTAATGAGGAGTTAAAAATCATTAGTGATTTTTTACAAAAAGTACAAAAATATTATGCTAAAGCTATAGTTACGCAAGTTTTAAAATTAGAAAAATTTTATAAGGCTGAGGATTATCATCAAAAATATTTTAAAAATAATCCCAACCAAGCTTATTGTAGATTTGTCATTACACCAAAGCTAGAAAAATTAGCAAATCATTCCTAA
- a CDS encoding hydrogenase maturation nickel metallochaperone HypA/HybF codes for MHELSITESLLELCEEYAQGKIIEEVHVKIGRLSGVEPPLLQRSFETFKENSPLCKNAKFIMHIQEVVVECQKCHFSGVLENNIFWCPKCEDKNLKIIDGEELYLMQLVLKENEDLENNDK; via the coding sequence ATGCATGAGTTAAGTATTACAGAATCTTTACTAGAGCTTTGCGAAGAATATGCTCAAGGAAAAATTATTGAAGAAGTGCATGTTAAAATAGGGCGTTTAAGTGGGGTTGAACCTCCACTTTTACAAAGAAGCTTTGAAACTTTTAAAGAAAATAGTCCCTTGTGTAAAAATGCTAAATTTATTATGCATATTCAAGAAGTAGTAGTTGAGTGTCAAAAATGCCATTTTAGTGGAGTGCTTGAAAATAATATCTTTTGGTGCCCAAAATGTGAAGATAAAAATTTAAAGATTATAGATGGAGAAGAACTTTATCTTATGCAACTTGTTTTAAAAGAAAATGAGGATTTAGAAAATAATGACAAATAA
- the hypE gene encoding hydrogenase expression/formation protein HypE has product MKQITLAHGGGGEEMNALINEIFSIFENDVLKEANDAAILDDLAFSTDSFVLNPIFLKDINIGKLAVCGSVNDVLMVGAKPLYLSLALILEEGFEIEKLKIILNSIKEECDKAGVKLVCGDTKVVPKNKGDEIYINTSCIGKNIQKINTKNLKSGCSILVSRDIGAHGCAVLVERNNLEANIQSDCKSLKNEVLALLNAGISIKAMRDATRGGLSAVLNEWSKLSNLELLIYEEKIPVCDEVLGVCELFGYEPYELANEGTFIICVDKKDEQKALKILKQFNANAAIIGEITPNEKARVVLENAYGAKRILETPKGELLPRIC; this is encoded by the coding sequence ATGAAGCAAATTACTTTAGCCCATGGTGGCGGTGGCGAAGAAATGAATGCTTTGATAAATGAAATTTTTTCTATTTTTGAAAATGATGTTTTAAAAGAAGCAAATGACGCTGCTATTTTAGATGATCTAGCTTTTAGCACAGACTCTTTTGTACTAAACCCTATCTTTTTAAAAGATATAAATATAGGAAAATTAGCAGTTTGTGGGAGTGTTAATGATGTATTAATGGTGGGAGCAAAACCGCTATATTTATCACTAGCTTTGATTTTAGAAGAAGGTTTTGAGATAGAAAAATTAAAAATTATATTAAATTCCATTAAAGAAGAATGCGATAAAGCGGGAGTAAAGCTAGTTTGCGGGGATACCAAAGTTGTTCCTAAAAATAAAGGCGATGAAATATATATTAATACTTCATGTATAGGTAAAAATATACAAAAAATCAATACCAAAAACTTAAAAAGTGGTTGTAGTATCTTAGTTTCAAGGGATATTGGAGCTCATGGTTGTGCGGTTTTGGTTGAAAGAAATAATTTAGAGGCAAATATCCAAAGTGATTGCAAAAGCTTAAAAAATGAAGTTTTGGCACTTTTAAATGCAGGTATTTCTATAAAAGCAATGCGTGATGCTACGCGTGGTGGACTTAGTGCGGTTTTAAACGAATGGTCTAAATTAAGTAATTTAGAGCTTTTAATATATGAAGAAAAAATTCCAGTTTGTGATGAAGTTTTAGGGGTTTGTGAGCTTTTTGGGTATGAGCCTTATGAGCTTGCAAATGAAGGAACTTTTATTATTTGTGTAGATAAAAAAGATGAGCAAAAAGCATTAAAAATTTTAAAACAATTTAACGCTAATGCAGCCATTATAGGTGAAATCACACCAAATGAAAAAGCAAGAGTGGTTTTAGAAAATGCTTATGGAGCAAAACGCATTTTAGAAACTCCAAAAGGCGAACTTTTACCAAGAATTTGCTAA
- the hypD gene encoding hydrogenase formation protein HypD, which translates to MDLINDFRDKERILALKELIASKITKSINIMEICGGHTHSIMKFGLPDLLPKEINFVHGPGCPVCVMPRERIDVALKLASIPNTIFCVLGDMLKVPGSYESLIDLRAKGADIRALYTPLDVIDIALKNPEKNIIFFAIGFETTTPMSGVIIEKSIALNLKNLFFHINHVLVPPAVEAIMQDENVKIDAFLGPSHVSVITGSNIYEPIAKKYKTPIAVSGFEPVDIMLSVLNIVEQMNANTFEVYNEYHRVVSKEGNLKAKALVEKYFKPCDFEFRGLGVIVNGGLCLKDEFAHLDASKVFDCKVQSKDESKACICGQILRGLAKPYDCKVFAKACTPKNPIGSCMVSSEGACAAYYKYYQDKA; encoded by the coding sequence ATGGATTTAATTAATGATTTTAGAGATAAAGAAAGAATTTTAGCCTTAAAAGAACTTATTGCTTCTAAAATTACTAAGTCTATTAATATCATGGAAATTTGTGGTGGACATACGCATAGTATTATGAAATTTGGCTTGCCTGATTTATTGCCAAAAGAAATTAATTTTGTTCATGGCCCAGGCTGTCCTGTGTGTGTTATGCCAAGAGAGCGTATTGATGTAGCTTTAAAACTTGCAAGTATACCAAATACTATCTTTTGTGTATTAGGCGATATGCTTAAAGTGCCAGGAAGCTATGAAAGCTTAATTGATCTTAGAGCTAAAGGTGCTGATATTAGAGCGCTTTATACACCTTTGGATGTGATAGATATAGCTTTAAAAAATCCTGAAAAAAATATAATCTTTTTTGCCATAGGTTTTGAGACTACAACCCCTATGAGCGGGGTGATTATAGAAAAAAGTATAGCCTTAAATTTAAAAAATTTATTTTTTCATATCAATCATGTATTAGTTCCACCTGCGGTAGAAGCTATCATGCAAGATGAAAATGTAAAAATTGATGCCTTTTTAGGGCCTTCTCATGTTAGTGTCATCACAGGATCAAACATTTATGAACCTATTGCTAAAAAATATAAAACCCCTATAGCAGTGAGTGGTTTTGAACCGGTTGATATAATGCTTAGCGTGTTAAATATAGTAGAGCAAATGAATGCAAATACTTTTGAAGTTTATAATGAATATCACAGAGTAGTTAGTAAAGAAGGAAATTTAAAAGCCAAAGCTTTAGTGGAAAAATACTTTAAACCTTGTGATTTTGAATTTAGAGGTCTTGGAGTGATTGTAAATGGCGGGCTTTGTTTAAAAGATGAATTTGCTCACTTAGATGCTAGCAAGGTGTTTGATTGTAAAGTACAAAGTAAAGATGAAAGTAAGGCTTGCATTTGTGGTCAAATTTTAAGAGGCTTAGCTAAGCCTTATGATTGTAAGGTGTTTGCAAAAGCTTGCACTCCAAAAAATCCCATAGGTAGCTGTATGGTTTCTAGTGAAGGAGCTTGTGCGGCTTATTATAAATACTATCAAGATAAGGCATAA
- a CDS encoding HypC/HybG/HupF family hydrogenase formation chaperone has product MCLSIPSKILEIDELNSAIVETLGVKRRVSLDLISEPLKVGDYVLIHVGFAMEKIDTQAAQESLKIYTDIADKMQNGQIDENEGDMGLKNGFN; this is encoded by the coding sequence ATGTGCCTTTCTATACCTTCTAAAATTTTAGAAATTGATGAGCTAAATTCAGCCATAGTAGAAACTTTAGGGGTTAAAAGAAGAGTAAGTTTGGATTTAATAAGCGAGCCTTTAAAAGTAGGCGATTATGTGCTTATACATGTGGGTTTTGCTATGGAAAAAATCGACACTCAAGCTGCGCAAGAGAGTTTAAAAATTTATACAGATATAGCAGATAAAATGCAAAATGGGCAAATTGATGAAAATGAGGGTGATATGGGGCTAAAAAATGGATTTAATTAA
- the hypB gene encoding hydrogenase nickel incorporation protein HypB, with translation MCKDCGCSINGHEHHHDHHHENPALKDEKTINVISKILSKNDHQAAHNREHFNEYNTLCINLMSSPGSGKTTLLEETIKTLKDDLKIAVVEGDLETNNDANRIIKAGGLAHQITTGQTCHLDAFMVHEALHHFKLSELDIVFVENVGNLVCPASYDLGEHLNVVLLSVTEGSDKVEKYPVMFRKADLLIITKADLAKHFDFDFKAASMAAKRLNPKIDIMILDSKTKTGFDLWINYLKMKKELS, from the coding sequence ATGTGTAAAGATTGCGGCTGTTCTATTAATGGACATGAACATCATCATGATCACCATCATGAAAATCCAGCTTTAAAAGATGAAAAAACTATTAATGTTATTAGCAAAATTTTATCAAAAAATGATCATCAAGCAGCTCATAATAGAGAGCATTTTAATGAGTATAATACTCTTTGTATTAATCTAATGAGTTCTCCAGGAAGCGGTAAAACAACACTTTTAGAAGAAACTATAAAAACTTTAAAAGATGATTTAAAAATAGCTGTGGTTGAAGGAGATTTAGAAACAAATAATGATGCAAATCGCATTATTAAAGCAGGAGGCTTAGCTCATCAAATTACTACAGGACAAACTTGTCATTTAGATGCTTTTATGGTGCATGAAGCTTTACATCATTTTAAACTTAGCGAACTTGATATAGTTTTTGTTGAAAATGTGGGAAATTTGGTATGTCCTGCAAGTTATGATTTGGGCGAGCATTTAAATGTAGTTTTACTCTCAGTAACAGAAGGTAGCGATAAGGTAGAAAAATATCCTGTGATGTTTAGAAAGGCTGATTTATTAATCATCACTAAAGCTGATTTGGCTAAGCATTTTGATTTTGATTTTAAAGCAGCTTCTATGGCAGCTAAAAGATTAAATCCTAAAATAGATATTATGATTTTAGATAGCAAAACAAAAACAGGATTTGATCTTTGGATAAATTATCTAAAAATGAAAAAGGAGCTTAGCTAA